A window of the Ostrea edulis chromosome 1, xbOstEdul1.1, whole genome shotgun sequence genome harbors these coding sequences:
- the LOC125669598 gene encoding serine protease inhibitor Cvsi-1-like — MKGLVIVCIFSITAALAVLDDCVTDDDCTCAQGLFVHCHLNKCRCHHSTHECNHYYDCTCEADHHATCDNHLCHCHPNSPDYSTKGLTAVVTNQQGMFIPPRHPIHL, encoded by the exons ATGAAGGGATTGGTGATTGTTTGCATCTTCTCCATTACCGCCG CATTAGCAGTATTGGATGACTGTGTCACCGACGATGACTGCACATGTGCACAGGGATTGTTTGTCCACTGCCACCTTAACAAGTGCCGTTGTCACCATAGCACCCACGAGTGTAATCATTACTATGACTGCACGTGTGAAGCTGACCACCATGCCACATGTGACAATCATCTCTGTCATTGCCATCCAAACTCACC ggaTTATTCAACCAAAGgactcacggcggttgtgaccaatcaacaggggatgtttattcctcctagacacccaatccacctctga